In Bacteroides cellulosilyticus, the genomic stretch CGGAGCGGGATTTGCCAATATTCCGGCATCACCCAGAATACGTCCTTCGCCTTCTACATGAAACTTCACATAGTAGTTGTTCAAACGTTTGATATTCCCGTTCTTATCGGCTATGGCAGCTACTACAGTGACAAAATCGGAACCATCGGCTTTCAGGTTCACATTCTCATTATCCACCCAAAGCAGCACTTTTTCCGGACGACGGGCGGGATGCACTTCGTGCGTAGCAACCACTTTACCGTCTATCAAGCCTTCTGCCCGCAGGAATACTTCATCCTGCTTTTTCTTACGTGACATTGCTTTATCAGTCATAAAATCGTAGACATCGGGGAAAGTGATAACCGGCGAAGGCATGCCTTCTTTAACTACCGGTTTATTATAAGTATAAGTCTTTCCATCTTTCAGGAAGGTGAGGCGCACTTCATCGCAATTGGAATAAACAGTCACATCCTTGCCGGAGAACGGTGTCATCTCGTGAGCAATATAAACCATCGGGCCGGTTTCAAAAAGACGTTCCTGCTTCTGGGGTGAGCGTTGTGCCTTGAACATATAATAAGAATACTTGGGCTGGCGGAACACATCCATCAGTCCGCCATAGAACGGGTCGGGATGATAACCGCGCTGATGGTCGAACGAGTGCCACAGGCAGCCGCCCACATGTTGGCGGGGAGTGCGGTAAAGGGCATCGTAACAGGTATATGTATAAGTGGGGTTGGCATAATGTTGCGCTTGGATAAGCATAGGCTGTTCTCCCCAGTTGCGGGCTACGCGGCTGGGAGAGTTATGCGAACTCCAGTCATCCACATTATCACCCCATTCACGGGTAAAGTAGGTTATTTTAGGATCGGCATTCTTGTCGCCCCACGACTTGCCATCGTAGGAAGGATGGGTGAAAAGTATCGGAAAATGTTCTTTGCCGCGTGCTCCGCTGTCGCAACCGGAATAACAGTAGGGATAAGGATATTCCTGGTCTACAATATCACGGGTGTTCTTGGCGAAGTCCTCCGGATACCAGGTTTCATTGAGGATAGGTTCCCACATCCACACACAAGCATGGTTGCGGTCGCGCCGCACAAGGTTGCGGATATCGCTATATACGCGTTGCGCAAACTCGGGAGCATCATTCCAGAACTGCCAGCCGGGGGTATTGACAATGACAAACAGCCCAAGCTCGTCGCATGCATCCATGAATGCCGGGTCTTGCGGACAATGGGCGTTACGGATTACTTTCATTCCGGCATCACGCAGCTTCTTTGCATCACGCCAATGAATACTGTTAGCAACGGCATTGCCTACCACCGCAAAGTCCTGATGACGGTTAGCACCAATCAACGGGCTTTCATAAGGTTTGCCATTCAGCCAGAAACCGTCCTTGCCCTTAAACTCTACACTACGGATACCGATACGGCGGCGATAACCGTCCACCACATTGCCTTTGCGGTCGCGGATGCGTACTATCAGATTATATAAGGTGGGAGTTTCCGGACTCCATAACATCGGGTTCTTTACTATGAGCTTATCTTTCGAGGTAATAGCCTTCCCTGGTCGTACCTGAACCTTATCATTCAAGAAAGCAACCTGTGTGCCATCCGGTTGCTGCAACTCATATTCTACAACGCCCGTAAAGGCTTTACGGCTGTCATTGCGCACATGCGCCTTCAGTAACACTTCGGCTGAGGCATCCGACACCTTATCATATGCCACAAACAAGCCACCGCCTGCTACTTCGTTCTCAAAGTTCGGGTCAGTGATAAAGACCGGATTATGTGCTATCAGCCAGCAATCACGATAAATGCCGCCGAAATAAGTAAAGTCAAGCACATCCTGCGCCTTTCCGGGGGGATAGGTCTTATCATCGCTGTTATCCGTCCACACGGCTATCACATTATCCTCTCCCCAGTTCAGTGCATCAGATACATCGACCACTACAGGCAGATAACCGCCAAAATGTTCGGTCAGTAACTTCCCGTTGACGAATACCTTACTCTTTCCCATGATGGCTTCGAAGTGCAGGAACAGTTTCTTCCCTTTCAAAGCATCTGCGGGGGTGAAGTGCTTGCGATACCAGA encodes the following:
- a CDS encoding glycoside hydrolase family 2 protein, whose product is MKRIIHFILIALFLIPSCAVQASHQPEFSTAGFFQLPNSGREVFSMNPAWRFYKGAVTGAEATNFNDAEWTVVSLPNGIEYLPTEASGCINYQGEVWYRKHFTPADALKGKKLFLHFEAIMGKSKVFVNGKLLTEHFGGYLPVVVDVSDALNWGEDNVIAVWTDNSDDKTYPPGKAQDVLDFTYFGGIYRDCWLIAHNPVFITDPNFENEVAGGGLFVAYDKVSDASAEVLLKAHVRNDSRKAFTGVVEYELQQPDGTQVAFLNDKVQVRPGKAITSKDKLIVKNPMLWSPETPTLYNLIVRIRDRKGNVVDGYRRRIGIRSVEFKGKDGFWLNGKPYESPLIGANRHQDFAVVGNAVANSIHWRDAKKLRDAGMKVIRNAHCPQDPAFMDACDELGLFVIVNTPGWQFWNDAPEFAQRVYSDIRNLVRRDRNHACVWMWEPILNETWYPEDFAKNTRDIVDQEYPYPYCYSGCDSGARGKEHFPILFTHPSYDGKSWGDKNADPKITYFTREWGDNVDDWSSHNSPSRVARNWGEQPMLIQAQHYANPTYTYTCYDALYRTPRQHVGGCLWHSFDHQRGYHPDPFYGGLMDVFRQPKYSYYMFKAQRSPQKQERLFETGPMVYIAHEMTPFSGKDVTVYSNCDEVRLTFLKDGKTYTYNKPVVKEGMPSPVITFPDVYDFMTDKAMSRKKKQDEVFLRAEGLIDGKVVATHEVHPARRPEKVLLWVDNENVNLKADGSDFVTVVAAIADKNGNIKRLNNYYVKFHVEGEGRILGDAGILANPAPVKWGTAPVLIQSTLRPGKIKITASVLFEGSQMPVSAVLELESYSAAHPLVYSEKDAALIAGSSSLQAAGTSAKSAAELEQEQLLKEQNAQRLKEVEQQQEDFGEKNK